Proteins encoded in a region of the Halostella limicola genome:
- a CDS encoding glycosyltransferase family 2 protein — protein MNLSVVITTYDRQDDLVECLRSLSSQFDPPEEVIVVDDGDVDTTQQRLSNEDLESVELVSGKGTGLPAARNAGIEAATGDVVAFVDDDVILPSNWTQELRRTYERFPEAAGVGGYVLNYSPDGINKANVESFRYRLLQGIRMAFLHDKVGEVSPIGILWAPHVFMTSTIRFVDTLQGCNMSFRAEVFESTRFDEWYGSTGSSACEELDFCTRLSANGHQLIYNPRMVAVHKRSIDGLNDERSGEPNYGNMANLTYFILSHPNMGLLNLLLFVSAVSVYTAISVDTGYLGAVKDGILAYRRSESETPVQIDGGDSSGQ, from the coding sequence GTGAATCTCAGCGTCGTCATCACGACGTACGACCGTCAGGACGATTTAGTCGAGTGCCTCCGTTCGCTCTCTTCCCAGTTTGATCCGCCAGAGGAGGTTATCGTCGTGGACGATGGAGACGTGGATACCACCCAACAGCGACTCTCAAACGAGGACCTAGAGTCGGTTGAACTCGTCTCGGGAAAAGGAACAGGACTCCCAGCGGCTCGCAACGCAGGGATAGAAGCGGCCACCGGTGACGTGGTCGCGTTCGTGGACGATGACGTGATTCTCCCGTCGAACTGGACGCAAGAGCTCCGACGGACGTACGAACGATTCCCCGAAGCCGCCGGCGTCGGCGGATACGTCCTCAACTACAGCCCAGATGGAATCAACAAGGCCAACGTCGAATCGTTCAGGTACCGTCTCCTGCAGGGGATCCGGATGGCGTTTCTTCACGATAAAGTAGGGGAGGTGAGCCCCATCGGTATCCTCTGGGCACCACACGTGTTCATGACCTCAACCATCCGCTTCGTAGACACGTTACAGGGCTGTAATATGTCCTTTCGGGCGGAAGTGTTCGAATCGACTCGATTCGATGAATGGTACGGGAGTACAGGCTCTTCAGCCTGCGAGGAGCTGGACTTTTGTACCCGCCTTTCCGCCAACGGCCACCAACTTATCTACAACCCCCGCATGGTCGCGGTACATAAGCGCTCGATCGACGGATTGAACGATGAACGGTCGGGCGAACCGAACTACGGGAATATGGCCAATCTGACCTACTTCATTCTGAGCCATCCGAATATGGGTCTTCTCAACTTACTGTTGTTCGTTTCCGCAGTGTCCGTGTACACTGCAATTAGCGTTGATACCGGATATCTCGGGGCGGTGAAAGACGGCATTCTCGCCTATCGTCGCTCCGAATCCGAAACTCCGGTACAGATCGATGGAGGCGACTCCAGTGGCCAGTAA